One Lachnospiraceae bacterium C1.1 genomic region harbors:
- a CDS encoding cation transporter, translating to MKKNYKIEVDCANCAAKMEDAANKIPGIKNASVNFMALKMKVEFEDGADIDSVMQNVRESCKNIDDDFEIYL from the coding sequence ATGAAAAAGAATTATAAAATCGAAGTAGATTGTGCAAACTGTGCTGCAAAGATGGAAGATGCCGCAAACAAAATCCCCGGTATAAAGAATGCCAGTGTTAACTTTATGGCTCTCAAGATGAAGGTTGAATTTGAAGATGGCGCTGACATAGACTCTGTTATGCAAAACGTCAGGGAAAGCTGTAAAAACATCGACGATGATTTTGAAATCTATTTATAA
- a CDS encoding heavy metal translocating P-type ATPase, whose protein sequence is MNKKQKKNLTRIIISTVLMIILHFLPLAGLPRFAAYLLPYLIVGYDVLIKAWKGVLKGHGMDECFLMAVATIGAFVLAVISSGDYTEAVAVMLFYQIGEFFQDYAVDKSRRNIADLMDIRPDYANIESDGKLTKVDPYEVEVGSTIVVLPGEKVPLDGIVSEGNSTLDTAALTGESIPKEVFPGDDIISGSINLNKVLKVTTTREFDESTASKIIELVEDSGSRKSKYEAFITKFARIYTPAVVYSAIALAVIPPLFQTFILHSPGQWSNFIYRALTFLVISCPCALVVSIPLSFFSGIGAASRCGILVKGSNFMEILSNTRYVAFDKTGTLTKGIFEVDGIHHSTMEDKKILRYAALVESASFHPIADSLKRAYGESLNLNEVSDIEEFSGKGITGIVDGHKIAVGNDKLMEYLNIKAIPCHHTGTIIHISSDGEYLGHIVISDQPKENSAEAVELLHRIGVKRTIMLTGDSKKIAEKIASELKIDSFVSQLLPADKVKEVEKLLSEKSSPSEVLAFVGDGINDAPVLARSDIGIAMGAIGSDAAIEAADIILMDDDPLKIPLAIKISKKCLSIVRENIVFSLGVKGLCLILGAFGIANLWLAVFADVGVMLLAVLNSVRALSVRK, encoded by the coding sequence ATGAATAAAAAACAGAAAAAGAACTTAACCAGAATTATTATTTCCACGGTATTAATGATAATCCTGCACTTTCTCCCACTGGCAGGATTACCGCGCTTTGCAGCATATCTCCTGCCCTATCTGATAGTTGGATACGATGTTTTGATAAAGGCATGGAAGGGCGTACTCAAAGGACACGGCATGGACGAATGTTTTCTCATGGCTGTAGCTACTATAGGTGCATTTGTCCTGGCTGTCATTTCCAGCGGAGATTATACAGAAGCTGTAGCGGTTATGCTGTTTTATCAGATTGGCGAATTTTTCCAGGACTATGCAGTTGATAAGAGCCGCAGAAACATTGCCGACCTCATGGACATCCGTCCTGATTACGCCAATATCGAATCAGATGGAAAGCTGACAAAAGTGGATCCCTATGAAGTAGAGGTCGGAAGTACGATCGTTGTCCTTCCCGGCGAAAAGGTTCCCTTGGACGGCATTGTATCCGAAGGTAACTCAACCCTTGATACAGCTGCCCTCACAGGCGAAAGTATTCCGAAAGAGGTTTTTCCGGGTGACGATATCATCAGTGGTTCAATAAATCTCAATAAGGTTCTAAAAGTAACCACAACAAGGGAATTTGATGAATCAACAGCTTCTAAGATCATAGAGCTGGTCGAGGACTCAGGCTCAAGGAAATCGAAATACGAGGCTTTCATCACAAAATTTGCCAGGATCTACACTCCTGCCGTTGTTTACAGCGCTATCGCCCTGGCAGTTATTCCCCCGCTCTTCCAGACTTTCATACTTCATAGCCCGGGTCAGTGGTCTAATTTTATCTACAGGGCACTTACTTTCCTTGTAATAAGCTGTCCATGCGCACTTGTAGTAAGTATTCCCCTGAGCTTCTTTTCGGGTATCGGGGCAGCCAGCAGATGCGGTATTCTGGTCAAGGGCTCTAATTTTATGGAAATTCTTTCAAATACACGCTATGTAGCTTTTGATAAAACCGGAACTCTGACAAAGGGAATTTTTGAGGTTGACGGAATCCATCATTCTACTATGGAGGACAAAAAAATACTCCGTTATGCCGCTCTGGTTGAAAGCGCCTCTTTCCATCCGATCGCGGACAGCCTGAAACGCGCTTATGGGGAAAGCCTGAACCTGAATGAGGTCTCTGATATAGAAGAATTCAGCGGCAAGGGAATAACAGGCATTGTAGATGGTCATAAAATCGCTGTCGGAAACGATAAACTTATGGAATATCTGAATATAAAAGCTATTCCCTGCCATCACACAGGAACGATAATCCATATTTCTTCAGACGGTGAATATCTGGGACATATAGTCATATCTGACCAGCCAAAGGAAAATTCTGCAGAGGCAGTCGAACTCCTTCACAGGATTGGCGTAAAAAGAACCATCATGCTTACGGGAGATTCCAAAAAAATTGCAGAGAAAATCGCCTCAGAGCTAAAAATCGATTCTTTTGTCAGCCAGCTTTTGCCTGCCGACAAAGTAAAGGAAGTCGAAAAGCTTTTGTCTGAAAAGTCTTCCCCTTCGGAAGTTCTTGCCTTCGTTGGTGACGGTATCAACGATGCTCCCGTACTCGCCCGTTCAGATATAGGGATCGCCATGGGTGCCATAGGATCTGATGCAGCCATAGAAGCTGCTGATATCATCCTCATGGATGATGATCCATTAAAGATACCTCTTGCAATCAAAATCTCCAAAAAGTGTCTGAGCATTGTCCGTGAAAATATAGTATTTTCTCTTGGCGTCAAAGGGCTGTGCCTTATACTTGGTGCTTTCGGTATTGCCAATCTCTGGCTGGCTGTTTTTGCCGATGTCGGTGTCATGCTTCTCGCAGTCTTAAATTCGGTGAGAGCTTTAAGCGTCAGAAAATGA
- a CDS encoding metalloregulator ArsR/SmtB family transcription factor — MDKNEKIKNENCFPCEDELYDLAELFHIFGDSTRIRILFTLLDREMIAGDIAEALGMTASAVSHQLRILKASRLVGCHRQGKEIIYFLADDHVKKILSIGIEHLEEK; from the coding sequence ATGGATAAAAACGAAAAAATCAAAAACGAAAACTGTTTTCCCTGTGAGGATGAACTATATGATCTTGCTGAGTTATTCCATATTTTCGGGGATTCTACAAGAATAAGGATTCTTTTTACGTTACTTGACAGAGAAATGATCGCAGGCGACATTGCAGAAGCTCTCGGCATGACAGCCTCTGCTGTGTCACACCAGCTTAGAATCCTTAAAGCTTCTCGTCTGGTAGGCTGTCATCGTCAGGGCAAGGAAATCATTTATTTTCTGGCAGATGACCATGTAAAAAAAATACTCTCTATCGGGATCGAGCATCTCGAAGAAAAGTAA
- a CDS encoding class I SAM-dependent methyltransferase: MDITFGDIQETALIPLAIKASETVRKNARIRDSKAKEIIDTLGVDVSKYDPFLSHEGVVARTLMYRNELKRLIRLYPDAECINLGCGFDDKFSQVDNGRILWFDVDLPDQIEVRRKVYTDRDRCTMLSGSALDNTWTKSVPKRNMTIVIMEGVLEYFQKNQVKTCLNMLCDSFEHGYLLAELHSPFLEKHGKHHDAVKHTNAAFGWGTKTGAEYLELEPRMNLISETSYNDEMKKYSIRGKIFAIIGKNINNRLAVFKW, encoded by the coding sequence ATGGATATAACATTTGGAGATATTCAGGAAACAGCTCTCATCCCACTTGCCATAAAGGCAAGTGAAACTGTTCGTAAGAACGCACGTATCAGGGATTCAAAGGCGAAAGAAATCATAGATACCCTCGGTGTCGATGTCAGCAAGTATGATCCTTTTTTGTCGCATGAAGGTGTCGTAGCCAGAACTTTAATGTACAGAAACGAATTGAAACGACTCATCCGTCTTTATCCTGATGCCGAATGCATAAACCTCGGATGCGGATTTGATGATAAGTTCTCTCAGGTTGATAACGGCAGGATACTATGGTTCGATGTAGACCTGCCTGATCAGATTGAAGTCAGACGTAAAGTATATACAGATAGGGACAGATGTACCATGCTTTCCGGAAGTGCCTTAGACAACACATGGACTAAATCAGTTCCTAAGAGAAATATGACTATTGTGATAATGGAAGGCGTACTTGAATATTTTCAGAAAAATCAGGTAAAAACATGTCTAAATATGCTCTGTGACAGCTTTGAACATGGTTATCTGCTTGCAGAGCTGCATTCACCATTCCTGGAGAAACACGGAAAGCATCATGATGCGGTAAAGCATACAAATGCGGCCTTCGGATGGGGAACTAAAACCGGAGCGGAGTATCTGGAGCTTGAACCCCGAATGAATCTGATTTCAGAAACAAGTTATAATGATGAAATGAAGAAATACTCCATTCGTGGAAAGATATTTGCAATAATCGGAAAAAATATCAACAACAGACTTGCTGTTTTTAAATGGTAA
- a CDS encoding NifB/NifX family molybdenum-iron cluster-binding protein, translated as MPKLPKCRRICALPGQFGFSPSEHIDSSDAIILSFDEFETIRLLDNEGLTQSECAEKMGVARTTVTSVYENARRKVARMLVEGKSMVISGGNVEFNISQQDNFRCERKKGEKEMRVAVTYDNGEIFQHFGHTEKFKVYDINEDKIIHEEIVDTNGQGHGALAGFLLGGNVDVLICGGIGGGAQAALSEAGITLYGGVSGNADDAVNAYLEGKLEYNPDVKCNHHGEGHSCSGHHDENHSCGGHH; from the coding sequence ATGCCTAAGCTTCCTAAATGCAGACGAATTTGCGCACTTCCCGGTCAATTTGGCTTTTCACCGTCAGAACATATAGACAGTTCTGATGCGATCATACTTTCGTTTGATGAGTTTGAAACAATCAGACTATTGGATAACGAAGGTTTAACACAGTCAGAGTGCGCAGAGAAAATGGGCGTTGCCAGAACAACAGTCACAAGTGTATATGAGAATGCCCGAAGGAAAGTGGCGCGAATGCTAGTGGAAGGTAAAAGTATGGTTATTTCCGGTGGAAATGTAGAATTTAATATTTCACAGCAGGATAATTTCAGATGTGAAAGAAAAAAAGGAGAAAAAGAAATGCGAGTTGCAGTAACTTATGATAACGGAGAGATTTTCCAGCACTTTGGTCACACAGAAAAGTTCAAGGTCTACGATATAAATGAGGACAAGATAATTCATGAGGAAATTGTAGATACAAACGGTCAGGGTCATGGTGCACTTGCAGGATTTCTTTTAGGTGGAAATGTAGATGTACTTATATGCGGCGGCATCGGCGGAGGAGCGCAGGCGGCACTTTCCGAAGCCGGCATTACCCTTTACGGTGGTGTATCCGGAAATGCCGATGATGCAGTCAATGCTTACCTTGAAGGAAAACTCGAATACAATCCTGATGTGAAGTGTAATCATCACGGAGAGGGGCATAGCTGCTCAGGCCATCACGATGAAAATCATAGCTGCGGAGGTCATCATTGA
- a CDS encoding antitoxin: protein MNSKAAKLFDNMSLLQSNLQDTDIFSLIDEEYGPSDYGSVKYTLNELYWIGYIYRYFAYTYDKTSVQVYKIIKPKELRGLFLPYHTMDPAQAIDRILEAKGLLNYSEDEERRQFVIFKRIREKKC, encoded by the coding sequence ATGAATAGCAAAGCAGCAAAACTATTCGATAATATGTCTTTGTTACAGAGTAATCTTCAGGATACTGATATTTTTAGTCTAATAGATGAAGAGTATGGTCCGTCGGATTATGGATCAGTTAAATATACCTTGAATGAACTCTATTGGATTGGTTATATTTACAGATACTTTGCATATACATATGATAAGACATCTGTACAGGTTTATAAGATTATTAAACCAAAAGAATTGCGAGGATTGTTCCTCCCATATCATACAATGGATCCTGCACAGGCTATAGATAGAATACTTGAAGCAAAGGGGCTATTAAATTACAGCGAGGATGAAGAAAGAAGACAATTTGTTATATTCAAAAGAATAAGAGAAAAAAAGTGCTAA
- a CDS encoding DUF3990 domain-containing protein: MDYNFAADLKSIREILDITQAEFASRLGIQQVTISRNETGKTSASEKLLEQVYNFAFNNNIKLGRLKEMLWLEQMKPGHKLLFHGAKSEIDGGISISRSRSNNDFGQGFYAGETYAQAISFASGFDHSSVYYFDFDESDLKCKRYKVDQEWMLTIAYFRGTLDEYREHPTVKKLIDEAGNCDYIIAPIADNRMFQIINSFIAGEITDEQCKHCLAATNLGNQYVFTSERAVRKLKKLERAYISSCEREHYMNIRTEETKLGYDKVKLARRQYRGKGKYIDDILN, encoded by the coding sequence ATGGACTATAATTTTGCGGCTGATTTAAAGTCGATACGCGAAATACTTGATATAACGCAGGCAGAATTTGCAAGTAGACTTGGCATACAGCAGGTGACAATATCAAGAAACGAGACAGGTAAAACATCAGCTTCGGAGAAACTTCTGGAGCAGGTTTACAATTTTGCTTTTAATAACAATATAAAGCTTGGAAGACTTAAAGAAATGCTGTGGCTTGAGCAAATGAAGCCCGGACATAAATTACTTTTTCATGGAGCAAAAAGTGAGATAGATGGGGGAATAAGTATAAGCAGAAGCAGGTCAAATAATGATTTTGGACAGGGATTTTATGCCGGGGAGACCTATGCTCAGGCAATTTCCTTTGCTTCAGGATTTGATCATTCTTCTGTTTATTATTTTGATTTTGATGAATCTGATCTGAAATGTAAAAGATATAAGGTTGATCAGGAATGGATGCTCACAATTGCATATTTTAGGGGCACTCTTGATGAATATAGGGAACATCCGACAGTAAAAAAATTAATAGATGAAGCTGGAAATTGCGATTATATAATTGCACCAATTGCTGATAACAGGATGTTTCAGATAATCAACTCTTTTATAGCCGGAGAAATAACGGATGAACAATGCAAACATTGTCTTGCAGCTACAAATTTAGGAAATCAGTATGTATTCACAAGTGAGAGGGCTGTCCGAAAGTTAAAAAAGCTTGAAAGAGCATACATATCTTCCTGCGAAAGAGAGCATTATATGAATATTAGAACGGAAGAAACCAAACTTGGGTATGATAAGGTGAAACTTGCAAGAAGACAGTACAGGGGAAAGGGAAAATACATTGACGACATTTTGAACTGA
- a CDS encoding AAA family ATPase yields the protein MQYTAKKVILLIDEYDVPLSKASEKDSAENHYYSKMLDVIKGIMSTSLKDNEFLKFAVVTGCLRIAKESIFTETNNFVSYSVLDEDFSQYFGFTEAEVAEILEAADRSEAADTFKEWYDGYIFGNNSLYCPWDVINYISALNKHRDAKPKNYWKNTSHNGILMTFVKRTDFDVSDKFETLLNGENIRQTFSDELTYDTLHSTEDNLWSVLLMTGYITKADASEDGETVSLKIPNREISSIFRDTVVRFFTDTVSADTVKELLNALWDREEDRAGKIISDLLWETISYNDYHEDYYHAFLTGVFVGRGYSVDSNKEKGLGRPDILLKDKKNRRAIIIEAKKSDKEADMEKDCEEAVQQIIKEKYAEGLNGYENIVCYGAAFLKSRLNLSSCK from the coding sequence ATTCAGTATACGGCAAAAAAGGTAATTCTTTTAATTGATGAATATGACGTTCCTTTATCAAAAGCAAGTGAAAAGGATAGTGCCGAAAATCACTATTATTCAAAAATGCTTGATGTTATTAAAGGAATCATGAGTACATCACTTAAAGACAATGAATTTCTAAAGTTTGCAGTAGTTACAGGATGCCTGAGAATTGCAAAAGAAAGTATTTTTACCGAGACAAATAATTTCGTATCTTATTCTGTACTTGATGAAGACTTTTCACAGTATTTTGGTTTTACGGAAGCGGAGGTCGCAGAAATCCTTGAGGCGGCAGACAGATCCGAGGCTGCCGATACTTTTAAGGAATGGTATGATGGATATATATTTGGAAACAATTCGTTATACTGTCCATGGGATGTGATTAACTATATTTCCGCTCTTAACAAACATAGAGATGCGAAGCCTAAGAATTATTGGAAAAATACGAGCCACAACGGAATACTTATGACCTTTGTAAAACGCACGGATTTTGATGTATCTGACAAATTCGAAACACTGCTCAATGGAGAGAACATAAGGCAGACGTTTTCAGATGAACTGACCTATGATACGCTTCATTCCACTGAGGATAATCTGTGGAGCGTACTTCTGATGACAGGATATATCACAAAAGCTGACGCAAGCGAAGATGGTGAAACGGTTTCATTAAAGATTCCAAACAGAGAGATTTCATCAATTTTTAGAGATACTGTAGTGCGTTTCTTCACGGATACTGTGAGTGCTGATACGGTAAAAGAACTTCTAAATGCATTGTGGGACAGAGAAGAAGACCGTGCCGGTAAGATAATTTCGGATCTTCTTTGGGAAACCATAAGTTATAACGATTATCACGAAGATTATTATCATGCTTTTCTTACAGGAGTATTTGTAGGGAGAGGATACAGCGTAGATTCCAATAAAGAAAAAGGCCTTGGGAGACCTGATATTCTCCTTAAAGATAAGAAAAACAGACGGGCAATAATTATTGAGGCAAAGAAATCAGATAAAGAAGCTGACATGGAAAAGGACTGTGAAGAAGCTGTTCAGCAGATCATAAAGGAAAAGTATGCCGAGGGGTTGAACGGCTATGAGAATATAGTGTGTTACGGTGCAGCATTCTTAAAAAGCAGGCTAAACTTAAGCTCTTGTAAGTGA